CCCGCTGGTGATCGCGGCGTCGAAACGCTCCGTGAAAGCGGCATCGATGCCATTCAAGATTTCTGCAACTCGGTCAGGAATATCTTTGTCGCTGAACGACTCTGCCGACGCCGTACAGACCGCCAGACAGCCGCGGCCCGGCCCTGGTTGAGTGGTGTACAGGTCGACGCTAGCCAGGTAAGCGGCCAGCAGGTCATCACGAAGATGCCCACCAGCGTTCAGCGATGCCGTGAATTCGGTGCGCATCCGGTGCCCGAAGTGGTCCAAGGCGTGAAGATACATCGACTTCTTGTCGCCCAGAGCGGTGTACAGACTCGGCCGCGTGACGCCGGCCGCGCGTGCCAGATCGTCGAGTGAGGCGCTGGAGTAGCCGCGCTCCCAGAACACCGACAGCACCGCCTCAAGCACCCGGTGCTCGTCGAACTGACGCGGTCGCCCCCGTTGGCGCCGCGGTGAGGTTTTTTTCATACTGATCCGCTCGAAATCTTGACAACGCTATTTTACTGCGGAATGGTAGCAAAATAGTCGAACCGCAGGAGTACTTGTCATGTTGATCAAGCGCAATCCCTTCGCCTCGCCACGCCCCGGTAATGAAGTTCTGCATGGCGTCTACCTTCTGGGGACGCGCCGGGTGAACTTCTACGCCGTCACCGAACGCAAGGCAGTGACCTTGGTGGATTGCGGGT
The nucleotide sequence above comes from Mycobacterium pseudokansasii. Encoded proteins:
- a CDS encoding TetR/AcrR family transcriptional regulator, with product MKKTSPRRQRGRPRQFDEHRVLEAVLSVFWERGYSSASLDDLARAAGVTRPSLYTALGDKKSMYLHALDHFGHRMRTEFTASLNAGGHLRDDLLAAYLASVDLYTTQPGPGRGCLAVCTASAESFSDKDIPDRVAEILNGIDAAFTERFDAAITSGQLPPTTNAAAQGRLAGAALHSLALRARAGADRRILEELAQTAAEFLSMSANCAGASAPASTDGESEPPASRRCPQSRAGQ